The genomic stretch ATGTTCCCGTCCTTGTCGGCGTAGCAGAAGTGCTGGCTCACGCAGATCTTCTCGATGCCCTGGCCGAACTGGTCCATGGAGGTCGCGCGCGCCATCTGGAGGAAGCCGTCCAGGGCCCCCCACTCGTGGCCCCAGTGGGCGTTCTTCCAGGCCACGGTCGTGTCGTTCAGGTTCTTCAAGTCGTAAGGCATGGGGTTGACGATGGGGCCGTGGCTGGAGCGGTAGACCTTCACCCTCACGTCCGCGCCGCCCAGGACGTGGATGATCTCCTTGTGGTGGAGTTTGGTGGCCAGGGGGCTCTCGATGTAGTAGTCCGTCGTGTGGGCGTGGCCCACCTGCATGGACCAGGCGTGGTGGGCGGTGCGTCCGATGATGAGGCCCGGGATCCCGGGGACCGTCATACCCGAATAGCTAAGGGTGGGGCACTTGATGGAGCCCTCCGCCACGATGGCGGGGACGGGGAAGCCCATCTGGGGGCCGGAGTAGAGGATGGGGTTGCCGGAGGCGGTCTTGTCGCCCGAGACCACCCAGGCGTAGGAGCCCATCTTCACCCGGGCGTTGATGCGGTCCAGGTTGTCCTTGATCCGGTCGAGGACGCCACCCAGGCCCTCGGAGGCCGCCTTCAAGTCGGGCAGGGCGGCCACGCTGGCCTCGAGGCGGGACAGGTCCTCGGGAGCGGGGAGGACGGAGGGCCGGCTGCCGGAGTCGGGGATGTAGGCGAGGGCGTCGGGATCGTTGAGCCACCGCATGTCGGCGAACATGGCGAGGCCCGCCTGTCCGTACATCCCCTGGAGGGTCTGGGCGATGACGGCGTTTTCGAGCTGGCCCTGGTTCAAAGCCTCCGGATCGAACTCGCGCTGGAGGAGGACGAGCCACGCCATGACGTCGTAGCGGGTCCACTTCTCGGGGAGGATCTGCTGGTGGACCTGGGCCGAGAGGGCCTGGTACTCGAAGGGGAGGAGGGCCGGATTGGCGCGCACCTCGTCCACGCGGCGGTTGAAGCCGGCCACGAAGCCGTCGATACAGTCCTGCGAATCCTGGCTGAGGGACTTGAATCCCTTTTTGTACTCCTTGTTCGTGTAGCCCACGGTCCGCATGAACATGTCGGTCTCGAGCTGGCTGGCGCCGAAGATCTCGCAGAGCCTCCCCGTGGCCGAGCGGTAGTAGGTCTCCACCTGCCACATCCGGTCCGTGGCCACGGCGTATCCCATGGCGTCGAAGGCGTCGCGGACGGAGCTTCCCTCCACGAACCAGACCCCCTTGGCGTCGCGGGTCGTGGTGGCCGCGCCGGCGGGAACGGGCCCCAGGCTCCAGAGGATGGCTACGAGAACCAGGACGAACGCCGCCGTGGATATCCTGCGCTTCTTGACCATGGGCACCTCCTAGAGTTCGCGTTTCCCGGCCCGAGGGCCGCACCGTGAAACCCGCTGACGTGATGGCCTCAGGGTAGCACAAAAGAGACGGGAAGGAGGGAGACGGGAGATGGGAGACGGGAGACGGGAGACGGGAGACGTTAGACGAGAGACGAGAGACGTTAGACGAGAGACGTTAGACGAGAGACGAGAGACGTTAGACGAGAGACGAGAGACGAAAGGCGGAAGGCCAAGGCAAAAGGCATTTGGGATTTGAAGAAAGACGAGACGAGAGACGAGCAGCGATTCTTCGCAGTCCCCCAGTCGCGAAGAGCGAAATGAGGGACAGCCACCTATTTCGAAATTGGGGACAGCCACCTATTTTGTTCCGATCAACCGGTGGCCCCGGATCCCGTTGCCGGAACGTTCGGGGATTCGATCCTTACCCATCGAAATCCAGAATTCGGATTTCGGAATCTCGTTCCCGCCCTACAGGTCGTGGATGGTCTTGAGTT from Acidobacteriota bacterium encodes the following:
- a CDS encoding penicillin acylase family protein; protein product: MVKKRRISTAAFVLVLVAILWSLGPVPAGAATTTRDAKGVWFVEGSSVRDAFDAMGYAVATDRMWQVETYYRSATGRLCEIFGASQLETDMFMRTVGYTNKEYKKGFKSLSQDSQDCIDGFVAGFNRRVDEVRANPALLPFEYQALSAQVHQQILPEKWTRYDVMAWLVLLQREFDPEALNQGQLENAVIAQTLQGMYGQAGLAMFADMRWLNDPDALAYIPDSGSRPSVLPAPEDLSRLEASVAALPDLKAASEGLGGVLDRIKDNLDRINARVKMGSYAWVVSGDKTASGNPILYSGPQMGFPVPAIVAEGSIKCPTLSYSGMTVPGIPGLIIGRTAHHAWSMQVGHAHTTDYYIESPLATKLHHKEIIHVLGGADVRVKVYRSSHGPIVNPMPYDLKNLNDTTVAWKNAHWGHEWGALDGFLQMARATSMDQFGQGIEKICVSQHFCYADKDGNIAYWMSGWDPVRSANQDPRMPSPGDFEHEWTGQLKPRAHDRNTSQGYYCGWNNKASASYDNAPQNLGYNFGPFHGAHVVNDYLKTHDNLTFEQVRDLALNIATTDSFAIGRGVVWSQVGPYFTAAVNAHPASHRLAALALIGAWDGHFVAGGASQWAMGTTRADAWYLQEEWTKEFIKFVMANEVGSTLGAPSMNNLNVCLHALKGGSSGVVNNYPWFLDTQQVGLPTDPQELIVLALDSVMNRIGMPPYNVPRGVITHRHDLLGPIHTTPYSNRSTYAHCIEYGPAGPVRLETMFPLGESGFIGMGGQGQPVFDTHFFTMAPVYDPFTPRSFPLPQ